Below is a genomic region from Methanolobus sediminis.
GTTTCATCTTTCTCTGCAGATTTGACCATATCCCACACAGTCAGCAGGGCAACTGAGACACCTGTGAGTGCCTCCATCTCAACACCTGTTTTTCCGACAGAACGCACCTCTACAGTTGTACGAACGATGTTCTCATGAATTGAAAAGTCTACATCCACCTTGGTAATTGGGATCTGATGACACATAGGAATAAGTTCCGGAGTCTTCTTAACCGCAAGAATCGAAGCCACGCGCGCGGTGGAGAACACATTACCTTTTTCAACAGTACCTGTGCGTATCTTCCCGATGGTTGCATCACTCAGGACTATTTCGCCGGAAGCTATTGCTTTTCTCACAATTATATCCTTTTTACTGATGTCTACCATGACCGCGCGGTCGTTCTCGATATGTGTGAATGTAGCTTCCAA
It encodes:
- the moaC gene encoding cyclic pyranopterin monophosphate synthase MoaC, whose protein sequence is MEATFTHIENDRAVMVDISKKDIIVRKAIASGEIVLSDATIGKIRTGTVEKGNVFSTARVASILAVKKTPELIPMCHQIPITKVDVDFSIHENIVRTTVEVRSVGKTGVEMEALTGVSVALLTVWDMVKSAEKDETGNYPATGIQNIKVLEKVKMNQN